Proteins encoded within one genomic window of Sphingosinicella ginsenosidimutans:
- the proB gene encoding glutamate 5-kinase produces the protein MTASGQGEASEAARRIGAARRIVVKVGSSLVIGEGGAREAWMAGLAEDLAALIAAGKQVLLVTSGAVALGRPRLGLARSGRLEDKQAAAAAGQAVLMQAWDRAFAPHDVPTAQLLLTFGDTEQRRRWLNVRATLSVLLARRALPVINENDSVATDELRYGDNDRLSARVAQMVGADLLMLLSDVDGLYTADPARDPEARRIAVVEELTEEIEACAGGASTHGSGGMRTKLAAARIARAAGCATLIASGREERPVARLRAGAPATLVLADGTPKSAYKQWIAGTLVPAGSVSIDAGAEAALAAGRSLLPAGVAAVSGGFERGECIAVLAPDGREIARGISAYDAEEARLLIGCPRGGIAARLGYARASELIHRDDLAMIAR, from the coding sequence ATGACGGCGAGCGGACAGGGCGAAGCGAGCGAGGCGGCGCGGCGAATCGGCGCGGCGCGGCGCATCGTGGTGAAGGTCGGCTCCTCGCTGGTGATCGGCGAGGGCGGCGCCCGCGAAGCGTGGATGGCCGGGCTTGCCGAGGATCTCGCGGCGCTGATCGCGGCGGGAAAGCAGGTGTTGCTCGTGACCTCCGGAGCCGTGGCGCTGGGCCGGCCGCGCCTCGGCCTCGCGCGTTCCGGCCGGCTGGAGGACAAGCAGGCTGCGGCGGCGGCGGGGCAGGCGGTGCTGATGCAGGCCTGGGACCGCGCCTTCGCGCCGCACGATGTCCCGACCGCGCAGCTGCTGCTGACCTTCGGCGACACCGAACAGCGCAGGCGCTGGCTGAACGTGCGCGCGACGCTGTCGGTGCTGCTCGCGCGGCGCGCGCTGCCGGTCATCAACGAGAATGACAGCGTGGCGACCGACGAGCTTCGCTATGGCGACAATGACCGGCTGTCGGCGCGGGTCGCGCAGATGGTGGGCGCGGATCTGCTCATGCTGCTGTCCGATGTGGACGGCCTCTACACCGCCGATCCCGCGCGCGATCCCGAGGCGCGGCGGATCGCCGTCGTCGAGGAGCTGACCGAGGAGATCGAGGCCTGTGCCGGGGGCGCATCGACCCATGGATCGGGCGGAATGCGGACCAAGCTCGCCGCCGCCCGCATCGCGCGCGCCGCCGGCTGCGCGACGCTGATCGCCTCCGGCCGGGAGGAGAGGCCGGTGGCGCGGCTCAGGGCAGGCGCGCCGGCGACCCTGGTCCTCGCCGACGGCACGCCCAAAAGCGCCTACAAGCAGTGGATCGCCGGCACGCTCGTGCCCGCCGGAAGCGTCAGCATCGATGCCGGCGCGGAGGCCGCCCTGGCGGCGGGGCGGAGCCTGCTGCCCGCCGGCGTCGCCGCGGTCTCCGGCGGGTTCGAGCGCGGCGAGTGCATCGCCGTGCTCGCGCCGGACGGGCGCGAAATCGCGCGCGGCATCAGCGCCTATGACGCCGAGGAAGCACGGCTGCTGATCGGCTGTCCCAGGGGCGGGATTGCCGCGCGGCTCGGCTATGCGCGGGCGAGCGAGTTGATCCACCGCGACGATCTGGCGATGATCGCGCGATGA
- the lysA gene encoding diaminopimelate decarboxylase, translating into MDHFTIRDGALHCEDVPLPTIAEAVGTPVYVYSTATMRRHARVFQTAVAPAGDSLTAFAVKANPNAAVLATLATEGLGADIVSIGEYRRAVAAGIAPAKIVFSGVGKTEAEMEEALAGGLSLFNLESVEEAEMLSAVAVRLGRDAPVAFRVNPDVDARSHAKISTGAAHNKFGVPIDRARAAYDRARALPGLAVTGVAVHIGSQLTDLAPLEAAFTRIGELIRQLREDGHHIRRADLGGGLGVPYDPDRPPPPEPEAYGAMVARVTRGWDVTLVFEPGRLIVANAGVLLSRVIRVKPGAGTPFVIVDAAMNDLMRPALYDAFHAIDPVIPRDGTMTADIVGPVCETGDTFATGRTIGRVEAGDLVVFRTAGAYAATMASTYNSRPLTAEVIVNGSDWAIARARQTLDALIGADRVPAWLKDR; encoded by the coding sequence ATGGATCATTTCACGATCAGGGACGGCGCCCTTCACTGCGAGGACGTGCCGCTGCCGACCATCGCCGAGGCCGTCGGCACGCCGGTCTATGTCTATTCGACCGCGACGATGCGGCGGCACGCCCGCGTGTTCCAGACGGCCGTCGCGCCGGCCGGCGATTCGCTGACGGCCTTCGCGGTCAAGGCCAATCCCAATGCCGCCGTGCTCGCCACGCTCGCCACCGAAGGGCTTGGCGCGGACATCGTCTCGATCGGCGAATATCGCCGTGCGGTCGCGGCGGGGATCGCGCCGGCGAAGATCGTCTTTTCCGGCGTCGGCAAGACCGAGGCGGAAATGGAGGAGGCGCTCGCCGGCGGCCTTTCCCTATTCAACCTCGAATCGGTCGAGGAGGCGGAGATGCTGTCGGCCGTCGCCGTCCGTCTCGGCCGCGACGCACCGGTGGCCTTCCGCGTGAACCCGGACGTCGACGCGCGCTCCCACGCAAAGATCTCGACCGGCGCGGCGCACAACAAGTTCGGCGTGCCGATCGATCGCGCGCGCGCCGCTTATGATCGCGCCCGCGCGCTTCCCGGGCTCGCGGTCACCGGCGTCGCCGTCCATATCGGCAGCCAGCTCACCGATCTCGCCCCGCTGGAGGCCGCCTTCACCCGGATCGGCGAACTGATCCGGCAATTGCGCGAGGATGGGCACCACATCCGCCGCGCCGACCTGGGCGGCGGGCTCGGCGTTCCCTACGATCCCGATCGGCCGCCGCCGCCGGAGCCGGAAGCCTATGGCGCGATGGTCGCCCGCGTGACGCGCGGCTGGGACGTGACCCTGGTCTTCGAGCCGGGGCGGCTGATCGTCGCCAATGCGGGCGTGCTGCTGAGCCGGGTCATCCGCGTGAAGCCGGGCGCCGGCACCCCGTTCGTGATCGTGGATGCCGCGATGAACGATCTGATGCGCCCCGCGCTCTACGACGCCTTTCACGCGATCGATCCGGTGATCCCGCGCGACGGCACGATGACCGCCGACATCGTCGGCCCGGTCTGCGAGACCGGCGACACCTTTGCCACCGGCCGCACGATCGGGCGGGTCGAGGCCGGCGACCTCGTCGTCTTCCGCACCGCCGGCGCCTATGCCGCGACGATGGCCAGCACCTATAACAGCCGCCCGCTCACCGCCGAGGTGATCGTCAACGGGTCGGACTGGGCGATCGCCCGCGCGCGGCAGACGCTCGACGCCCTCATCGGCGCCGACCGCGTCCCGGCGTGGCTGAAGGACCGCTGA
- a CDS encoding glutamate-5-semialdehyde dehydrogenase, producing the protein MSLADDMKDMGRRARAAAATLRQTNAATRSAAIAAMARQVRARVPAILGANAADVAGASGMIDRLRLDPGRVEALADALDQVAALPDPLGRETARWQRPNGLDIARVATPIGVIGMIFESRPNVATDAAAICIRSGNAVILRSGSDALATCLALHEAIAAGLAEAGLDAACVQIVPTPDRAAVGHMLGGLDGAIDLIIPRGGKALVERVAREARVAVLGHLEGICHTYLHQSADPAMARAIVVNAKLRRTSVCGATECLLIDRAAAPVLLPPIAAALREGGCALRGDPESRALADGIAAADDSDWGREYLAPVLAVKIVDGLDAAIGFIAAHGSGHTDAIVADDDAAAERFLAEVDSAIVVRNASTQFADGGEFGFGAEIGIATGRLAPRGPVGPEQLTSYKYVVRGAGQTRP; encoded by the coding sequence ATGAGCCTTGCCGACGACATGAAGGACATGGGCCGCCGCGCCCGCGCCGCCGCCGCGACATTGCGGCAGACGAACGCCGCGACGCGAAGCGCGGCGATCGCGGCGATGGCGCGGCAGGTGCGGGCTCGTGTTCCGGCGATCCTCGGCGCCAATGCCGCGGATGTCGCGGGCGCGAGCGGAATGATCGATCGGCTGCGGCTCGATCCCGGGCGGGTCGAGGCGCTCGCGGACGCGCTCGACCAGGTGGCGGCGCTGCCCGATCCGCTCGGCCGGGAGACGGCGCGCTGGCAGCGGCCGAACGGGCTCGACATCGCCCGCGTCGCGACGCCGATCGGGGTCATCGGCATGATCTTCGAAAGCCGGCCCAACGTCGCCACCGATGCCGCCGCGATCTGCATCCGATCGGGCAACGCCGTCATCCTGCGCAGCGGATCGGATGCGCTCGCCACCTGCCTTGCGCTGCACGAGGCGATCGCGGCGGGGCTTGCCGAGGCCGGGCTCGACGCGGCGTGCGTGCAGATCGTGCCGACGCCGGACCGTGCGGCGGTGGGCCACATGCTCGGCGGGCTCGACGGCGCGATCGATCTCATCATCCCGCGCGGCGGCAAGGCGCTGGTCGAACGAGTCGCGCGCGAAGCGCGGGTCGCCGTGCTCGGCCATCTCGAAGGCATTTGCCACACCTACCTGCACCAATCGGCCGATCCGGCGATGGCGCGCGCGATCGTCGTCAATGCGAAGCTGCGGCGCACCTCGGTCTGCGGCGCGACCGAATGCCTGCTGATCGATCGCGCGGCGGCGCCCGTGCTGCTGCCGCCGATCGCCGCGGCGCTTCGCGAGGGCGGCTGCGCGTTGCGGGGCGATCCGGAGAGCCGCGCGCTCGCCGACGGGATCGCGGCGGCCGACGACTCGGATTGGGGCCGCGAATATCTCGCGCCGGTGCTCGCCGTGAAGATCGTCGACGGGCTGGACGCCGCGATCGGCTTCATCGCGGCGCACGGATCGGGCCATACCGACGCCATCGTCGCCGATGACGACGCGGCCGCCGAGCGCTTCCTTGCCGAGGTCGACAGCGCGATCGTGGTCCGCAACGCATCGACCCAGTTCGCCGACGGCGGCGAGTTCGGATTCGGGGCGGAGATCGGCATCGCGACGGGGCGGCTCGCGCCGCGCGGGCCGGTCGGGCCGGAACAGCTCACCAGCTACAAATATGTCGTCCGCGGCGCCGGCCAGACGCGTCCCTGA
- the hisD gene encoding histidinol dehydrogenase — translation MRRLVWSELDEAGRVAALARPASRRDPALVDGVRAIVDKVRGGGWTALADEAMRIDGAMPQRVAVADIAARARRDLPPADLAAIELAAANIDRFHRAGLPNEVAVETMPGLVVRKVWRPIERVGLYVPGGRTPLFSTLLMLALPARAAGVGEIVAVTPPRPDGGLDPLVALAADLAGIEAVWTVGGAQAIAALAFGAGPIPRVDRICGPGNAWVAEAKTLVAGLPGGPAIDMPAGPSELMVIADAGADPRLVAADLLSQAEHDAAAQVMLVTHAPALADAVEAEVARQLAPLPRRDIAAASLAAARVLLVGGDDEAAAIANAYAPEHLSLAVAEPRALLARLANAGAIFAGRAAAETFGDYLAGSSHVLPTDGAARAWSGISAMSFMKSITVQEVTAEAARAAAGPAAALARLEGLEAHARAADLRAEAAA, via the coding sequence ATGCGCCGGCTGGTCTGGAGCGAACTGGATGAGGCCGGCCGCGTCGCCGCGCTCGCGCGCCCGGCCTCGCGGCGCGATCCGGCGCTGGTCGATGGCGTTCGCGCGATCGTCGACAAGGTGCGAGGCGGCGGCTGGACCGCGCTCGCCGACGAGGCGATGCGGATCGACGGCGCGATGCCGCAGCGCGTCGCCGTCGCCGACATTGCCGCGCGGGCGCGCCGCGATCTCCCGCCGGCCGATCTTGCGGCGATCGAGCTGGCCGCCGCCAATATCGATCGCTTCCACCGCGCCGGCCTGCCGAACGAGGTGGCGGTCGAGACCATGCCGGGCCTCGTCGTTCGCAAGGTCTGGCGGCCGATCGAGCGGGTCGGCCTCTACGTGCCGGGCGGCCGGACGCCCCTCTTCTCGACCCTGCTGATGCTCGCGCTTCCCGCCCGCGCGGCCGGCGTCGGCGAGATTGTCGCGGTCACCCCGCCGCGCCCCGATGGCGGGCTCGATCCGCTCGTCGCGCTCGCCGCCGATCTGGCCGGGATCGAGGCGGTGTGGACCGTCGGCGGCGCCCAGGCGATCGCCGCGCTCGCCTTCGGCGCCGGGCCGATCCCGCGCGTCGACAGGATCTGCGGGCCGGGCAATGCCTGGGTCGCGGAGGCCAAGACGCTCGTCGCCGGCCTTCCCGGCGGCCCCGCGATCGACATGCCGGCGGGCCCCAGCGAGCTGATGGTGATCGCCGATGCCGGCGCCGATCCGCGCCTCGTCGCCGCCGATCTGCTCAGCCAGGCCGAGCATGACGCCGCCGCGCAGGTCATGCTGGTGACGCACGCGCCGGCCCTCGCGGATGCGGTCGAGGCCGAGGTCGCGCGCCAGCTCGCCCCCCTGCCGCGCCGCGACATCGCCGCCGCATCGCTCGCCGCCGCGCGCGTCCTGCTGGTCGGCGGCGATGACGAGGCGGCCGCGATCGCCAACGCCTATGCGCCCGAGCATCTCTCGCTCGCCGTCGCGGAGCCGCGGGCGCTGCTGGCGCGCCTCGCCAATGCCGGCGCGATCTTCGCCGGCCGCGCCGCCGCCGAGACGTTCGGCGACTATCTCGCCGGCTCCAGCCATGTCCTGCCGACCGATGGCGCCGCCCGCGCCTGGAGCGGGATTTCGGCGATGAGCTTCATGAAGTCGATCACCGTGCAGGAGGTGACGGCCGAAGCGGCCCGCGCCGCCGCCGGTCCCGCCGCGGCGCTCGCGCGGCTGGAGGGCCTCGAAGCCCATGCCCGCGCGGCGGACCTGCGCGCGGAGGCGGCGGCATGA
- the hisG gene encoding ATP phosphoribosyltransferase yields MLVDSGRLHIAVQKSGRLADYSRGLLRDAGLKIQNGKNALTARVDNFPIDLMFVRDDDIPTFVADGVCEFGMVGRNVLEEFALDQPEARFEVIAPLGFGRCALKIAAPEATPYRGPESLAGARVATSYPRLTRRFLDERGIDATVVRMNGAVELAPRLGIAGFICDLVSTGATLEANGLVPVETVMESEAVLVRTLKPLSAAKQGLSDNLWRRIEGVLATQESKYIMLNAPEEALDAIAAILPGAESPTIIPLAGRAGHFAVHAVCQESVFWETLEKLKAAGASAILVMPIEKMMM; encoded by the coding sequence ATGCTGGTTGATTCGGGGCGGCTCCACATCGCGGTCCAGAAATCGGGCCGGCTCGCGGACTATAGCCGCGGGCTGCTTCGCGATGCCGGGCTCAAGATCCAGAACGGCAAGAATGCGCTCACCGCGCGCGTCGACAATTTTCCGATCGACCTCATGTTCGTGCGCGACGACGACATCCCGACCTTCGTCGCCGACGGCGTGTGCGAGTTCGGCATGGTGGGGCGCAACGTGCTGGAGGAGTTCGCGCTCGACCAGCCCGAGGCGCGCTTCGAGGTGATCGCACCGCTCGGCTTCGGCCGCTGCGCGCTGAAGATCGCGGCGCCCGAGGCGACGCCCTATCGCGGCCCCGAAAGCCTCGCCGGCGCGCGCGTCGCGACCTCCTATCCGCGCCTCACCCGGCGCTTTCTCGACGAGCGCGGGATCGACGCGACGGTCGTCAGGATGAACGGCGCGGTGGAGCTCGCGCCCCGGCTCGGCATCGCCGGTTTCATCTGCGATCTCGTGTCGACCGGCGCGACGCTGGAGGCGAACGGCCTCGTCCCGGTCGAAACGGTGATGGAGAGCGAGGCGGTGCTGGTCCGCACCCTGAAGCCGCTGTCGGCGGCGAAGCAGGGGCTGAGCGACAATCTGTGGCGGCGGATCGAGGGCGTGCTCGCCACGCAGGAATCCAAATATATCATGCTCAACGCGCCCGAGGAGGCGCTGGACGCCATCGCCGCGATCCTGCCCGGCGCCGAATCCCCGACGATCATCCCGCTCGCCGGCCGCGCCGGTCATTTCGCGGTCCATGCGGTGTGCCAGGAATCGGTCTTCTGGGAGACGCTGGAGAAGCTCAAGGCGGCGGGCGCCTCGGCGATCCTGGTCATGCCCATCGAAAAGATGATGATGTGA
- a CDS encoding YerC/YecD family TrpR-related protein has product MATATALQPSRDPDVLTGDLCRALLQPGDAAAMARLLADLCTPAEIRTLAERWHVARLLDSTDLTYREIHDATGVSTTTIVRVARFLKQERNHGYRAALDALETRDAG; this is encoded by the coding sequence ATGGCCACCGCCACTGCCCTGCAACCGAGCCGCGACCCCGACGTCCTGACCGGCGATCTGTGCCGCGCATTGCTGCAGCCCGGGGATGCGGCGGCGATGGCGCGCCTGCTCGCGGACCTGTGCACCCCGGCCGAAATCCGGACCCTGGCGGAGCGCTGGCACGTCGCCCGGCTGCTCGATTCGACCGATCTCACCTATCGCGAGATTCACGACGCGACCGGCGTCAGCACCACCACGATCGTGCGCGTCGCGCGCTTCCTGAAGCAGGAGCGCAACCACGGCTATCGTGCCGCGCTCGATGCGCTGGAGACGCGCGATGCTGGTTGA